The Tubulanus polymorphus chromosome 1, tnTubPoly1.2, whole genome shotgun sequence genome contains a region encoding:
- the LOC141915194 gene encoding uncharacterized protein LOC141915194, with protein MAELEKVEEDDTNITAKHHRSVDLQGYELLLLVKLKTDINFWFEWINKYDLLKERSGMSLPADVSLCLWFLAVAFDFKRDRLLNFIKEQVEESKKNTFAFHRIRENLLINYLNAHQFTELHLDGIAKYREECTVPTEIFRCTSIERLSLRFNCLHVIPPDIGRLTKLQYLALTNNKLQNKSIPYTLTFCTQLKTLLLDYNLLDALPGFLQQITSLETVYRHGNHNYFKSTFMWYHTDVNERVLNVTGSDFPLKVPNTLQFLAAKSVITSKWNFFCNDDVPSLLKDYLSDIYALFNICENCNSATFFNQPGYRVITFRNPYLGNTCVPFQHWACSMDCATAIELPARERQMATAHELDSRYAEYVHECHRLSLRMKKRYRRLPTRDRGLISEPTPGILSAEDIALHQRQSNCCIVM; from the exons ATGGCAGAACTCGAAAAGGTTGAGGAAGATGACACGAATATTACTGCCAAACATCACCGCTCGGTGGATTTACAAGGCTACGAGCTACTTCTTTTAGTCAAGCTTAAAACAGACATAAATTTCTGGTTTGAATGGATCAACAAATATGATCTGTTGAAAGAACGTTCGGGAATGTCTCTGCCCGCA GATGTTTCGTTGTGTTTGTGGTTTTTGGCCGTCGCTTTCGACTTCAAGAGAGACCgattgttaaatttcattaaagAACAAGTCGAAGAAAGTAAGAAGAATACATTTGCTTTCCACAGAATAAGAG AAAATTTACTGATCAACTATCTGAATGCTCATCAGTTCACGGAACTGCATCTCGATGGTATTGCAAAATACAGAGAAGAATGTACTGTGCCAACTGAG ATATTCCGGTGTACGAGCATCGAGCGATTATCTCTGAGGTTCAATTGTCTACACGTGATACCGCCGGACATCGGCCGTCTGACGAAACTTCAATACTTAGCGTTGACGAACAATAAACTGCAGAACAAATCGATTCCGTACACGCTGACGTTCTGCACTCAGTTGAAAACGCTGCTTCTAGACTATAATCTATTGGACGCGTTGCCCGGTTTTCTGCAACAGATCACGTCGTTGGAAACCGTTTATCGCCATGGCAATCACAACTATTTCAAATCGACGTTTATGTGGTATCATACAGACGTTAACGAACGCGTGCTGAACGTCACCGGTTCGGATTTCCCGTTGAAAGTTCCGAACACGCTGCAGTTTTTGGCCGCGAAATCTGTGATCACGTCGAAGTGGAACTTCTTCTGCAACGACGATGTGCCTTCGTTATTAAAAGACTATCTATCGGATATTTACGCGCTGTTCAACATTTGCGAGAATTGTAATTCGGCGACATTTTTTAATCAACCGG GTTACAGAGTGATAACATTTCGCAATCCATATCTCGGCAACACGTGTGTACCGTTCCAGCATTGGGCGTGTTCGATGGACTGTGCTACGGCAATTGAGTTACCGGCCCGCGAACGACAGATGGCCACCGCTCACGAACTCGACTCGCGTTACGCCGAATACGTGCACGAGTGCCATCGATTGTCTCTTCGCATGAAAAAACGTTACCGTCGGTTACCGACGCGTGATCGCGGATTAATCTCGGAGCCCACTCCCGGAATTTTGTCTGCTGAAGATATTGCCCTCCATCAGCGACAATCAAACTGTTGTATTGTTATGTAG